The following coding sequences are from one Thermostaphylospora chromogena window:
- a CDS encoding DNA-3-methyladenine glycosylase I — MTGEVRSDAADGRPRCPWATSAPDYIAYHDEEWGRPVRDDDGVFERLTLEAFQSGLSWLLILRKRENFRAAFAGFSIPRVAAFTRDDVERLLADRGIVRNRAKIETAIANARAAMELPEGLAKLVWRYADPDAPVPRTAADVPASTPASKALARELRSRGFRFVGPTTAYALMQAIGLVNDHLADCWVRTAR; from the coding sequence GTGACCGGTGAAGTCCGAAGCGACGCGGCCGACGGCCGTCCGCGCTGCCCCTGGGCCACCTCCGCGCCCGACTACATCGCCTACCACGACGAGGAGTGGGGCAGGCCGGTCCGCGACGACGACGGGGTCTTCGAACGGCTGACCCTGGAGGCGTTCCAGTCGGGCCTGTCCTGGCTGCTGATCCTGCGTAAGCGGGAGAACTTCCGGGCCGCCTTCGCGGGGTTCTCCATCCCCCGGGTCGCGGCGTTCACCCGGGACGACGTCGAACGCCTGCTCGCCGACCGCGGCATCGTGCGTAACCGGGCCAAGATCGAGACGGCGATCGCCAACGCCAGAGCGGCGATGGAGCTGCCCGAAGGGCTGGCCAAGCTGGTCTGGCGGTACGCCGACCCGGACGCGCCGGTGCCCCGGACCGCCGCCGACGTCCCGGCCTCGACCCCCGCCTCGAAGGCCCTGGCCCGGGAACTGCGCTCGCGCGGCTTCCGGTTCGTCGGCCCGACCACCGCCTACGCGCTCATGCAGGCCATCGGCCTGGTCAACGACCACCTGGCCGACTGCTGGGTCCGCACCGCGCGCTGA
- a CDS encoding leucyl aminopeptidase family protein, with protein MPIETSITVATEPAGGASLVAVPYDGDLSPALDAPGVPAIPVPVAGLLAHHQAKGEAGEIVEAPFARGEDVGVVLLYGVGDSGPAALRKAGAALARKTRGRDALSVVAPARGPVSALVEGALLAAYSFRIGGEDRTTPVKALEFVVPEQAETDVRHGEATARAVALARDLANTPSSVKGPEWLAERAGEQGVPMRVWDRAALEAEGFGGILAVARGSAREPRLIQLSYEPEDPDGRHVVLVGKGITFDSGGLSLKPTENMKLQKTDMAGGATVIAVMSALRARGVRSKVTGLIAAAENMPSGSAQRPGDVITQYGGRTVEVLNTDAEGRLVLADALAYADARLDPDVVVDIATLTGAITVALGRDVGAVYATDDDLAAALVAAGEDSGDRLWRMPLIEDYAPALESPVADLANVEIGQRFGAGSITAALFLREFAGRRPWAHLDIAGVGRSTVDEGVFSKGATGYGVRLLLTWLAGAAR; from the coding sequence GTGCCCATCGAGACCTCGATCACCGTAGCGACCGAGCCGGCAGGCGGGGCGTCGCTGGTGGCGGTGCCGTACGACGGCGACCTGTCACCCGCGCTGGACGCTCCCGGGGTGCCGGCGATACCGGTCCCGGTGGCGGGATTGCTCGCACACCACCAGGCCAAGGGCGAGGCGGGTGAGATCGTCGAGGCGCCGTTCGCGCGCGGTGAGGACGTCGGCGTGGTCCTGCTGTACGGCGTGGGCGACTCCGGGCCCGCCGCGCTGCGTAAAGCCGGCGCCGCCCTGGCCCGCAAGACGCGCGGGCGTGACGCGCTCAGCGTGGTCGCCCCGGCGCGCGGCCCGGTGTCGGCGCTGGTGGAGGGCGCGTTGCTGGCGGCTTACTCGTTCCGGATCGGGGGGGAGGACCGCACCACGCCGGTGAAGGCCCTGGAGTTCGTGGTGCCGGAGCAGGCCGAGACGGACGTGCGGCACGGCGAGGCGACCGCCAGGGCGGTGGCGCTGGCCCGTGACCTCGCCAACACCCCCTCCTCGGTGAAGGGCCCCGAGTGGCTGGCCGAGCGGGCGGGTGAGCAGGGCGTGCCGATGCGGGTGTGGGACCGCGCGGCCCTGGAGGCCGAGGGTTTCGGCGGCATCCTCGCCGTGGCGCGGGGGTCGGCGCGCGAGCCGCGGCTGATCCAGCTCTCCTACGAGCCCGAGGATCCCGACGGCCGCCATGTCGTGCTGGTCGGCAAGGGCATCACCTTCGACAGCGGCGGGCTGTCGCTCAAGCCGACCGAGAACATGAAGCTGCAGAAGACCGACATGGCGGGCGGGGCCACGGTCATCGCCGTGATGAGCGCGCTGCGGGCGCGCGGGGTGCGTTCCAAGGTCACCGGGCTGATCGCCGCCGCGGAGAACATGCCGTCCGGTTCGGCGCAGCGTCCCGGCGACGTCATCACCCAGTACGGCGGGCGCACGGTCGAGGTGCTCAACACCGACGCGGAGGGCAGGCTCGTGCTCGCCGACGCCCTGGCGTACGCCGACGCCCGGCTCGACCCCGACGTGGTGGTGGACATCGCCACGCTGACCGGTGCGATCACCGTGGCGCTCGGCCGTGACGTGGGCGCGGTCTACGCGACCGACGACGACCTGGCGGCGGCGCTGGTGGCGGCGGGTGAGGACAGCGGTGACCGGCTGTGGCGGATGCCGCTGATCGAGGACTACGCCCCGGCGCTGGAGTCGCCGGTGGCCGACCTCGCCAACGTCGAGATCGGGCAGAGGTTCGGCGCGGGCTCCATCACGGCCGCCCTGTTCCTGCGCGAGTTCGCCGGCCGCCGCCCCTGGGCTCACCTGGACATCGCGGGTGTGGGCCGTAGCACGGTCGATGAGGGCGTCTTCAGCAAGGGCGCCACCGGCTACGGCGTCCGCCTGCTGCTGACCTGGCTGGCCGGGGCGGCGCGCTGA
- a CDS encoding TIGR00730 family Rossman fold protein, giving the protein MFVCVFCASSQKIDRKYVDLAAQVGTALAKRGHTLVSGGARVSCMGAVARACREAGGRTIGVIPRLLVDIEIADEDADELIVTADMRERKGIMEARSDAFLVLPGGIGTLEELFEMWTGRLLGVHDRPLVILDPWGLYGPLRELVDSLYEKGFTRPHVFDAVSWATGVDEAMDLLEVPARRLRPSVEEQAEDGR; this is encoded by the coding sequence GTGTTCGTCTGTGTGTTCTGCGCATCGAGTCAGAAGATCGATCGCAAGTACGTCGACCTCGCCGCCCAGGTCGGCACCGCGCTGGCCAAACGCGGCCACACCCTGGTCAGCGGCGGAGCGAGGGTGTCGTGCATGGGGGCGGTGGCGCGGGCTTGCCGGGAGGCCGGTGGGCGCACCATCGGCGTCATCCCGCGTCTTCTGGTGGACATCGAGATCGCAGACGAGGACGCGGACGAACTTATCGTCACGGCCGACATGCGCGAGCGTAAGGGCATCATGGAGGCCCGCTCGGACGCCTTCCTCGTGCTCCCCGGGGGGATCGGCACGCTGGAGGAGCTGTTCGAGATGTGGACCGGCCGCCTGCTGGGCGTGCACGACCGCCCGCTGGTGATCCTGGACCCGTGGGGGTTGTACGGTCCGCTGCGCGAGCTGGTCGACAGCCTGTACGAGAAGGGCTTCACCCGCCCGCACGTGTTCGACGCGGTCTCCTGGGCGACCGGCGTGGACGAGGCGATGGACCTGCTGGAGGTTCCGGCCCGTCGTCTGCGGCCCAGCGTGGAGGAGCAGGCCGAGGACGGCAGGTGA
- a CDS encoding O-methyltransferase, which yields MDPAPSSPLEATLAYAEEFHLEDEILRAARRRAAEVAAPPILPGVGAALCFLASTINAKAVVEIGTGCGVSGLWLLRGMRQDGTLTSVDVEPEHQRMAREVFAQAGFTGGRTRLITGRALDVLPRLSDGGYDLVFADAAKQEYPDYLAEAIRLLRVGGIVAFDNALWHNRVADPSQRDPDTVVLRELGKLVRADDRLRPLLIPLGDGLLVAVKLSD from the coding sequence ATGGACCCGGCGCCGTCAAGTCCGCTAGAGGCCACTTTGGCCTATGCCGAGGAGTTCCACCTCGAAGATGAGATCCTGCGCGCCGCGCGGAGGCGCGCCGCCGAGGTGGCCGCGCCGCCGATCCTCCCCGGGGTGGGCGCCGCCCTGTGCTTCCTCGCCTCGACGATCAACGCCAAGGCGGTCGTCGAGATCGGCACCGGATGCGGGGTGTCCGGCCTGTGGCTGCTGCGCGGCATGCGCCAGGACGGCACGCTGACCAGCGTCGACGTCGAGCCTGAACACCAGCGGATGGCTCGCGAGGTCTTCGCCCAGGCCGGGTTCACCGGCGGCCGCACGCGGCTGATCACCGGCCGCGCGCTGGACGTGCTGCCCAGGCTCTCCGACGGCGGCTACGACCTCGTTTTCGCCGACGCCGCGAAACAGGAGTACCCCGACTACCTCGCCGAGGCGATCCGGCTGCTGCGCGTGGGCGGCATCGTCGCCTTCGACAACGCGCTCTGGCACAACCGCGTCGCCGACCCGTCCCAGCGCGATCCCGACACCGTGGTCCTCCGCGAGCTGGGCAAACTCGTACGCGCCGACGACCGGCTGCGCCCCCTGCTGATCCCGCTCGGCGACGGTCTCCTCGTCGCCGTCAAGCTCTCCGACTGA
- a CDS encoding anti-sigma factor family protein has product MRHLGERVSALVDGELSHSERERALAHLTFCADCRAEVEAVRALKNRLRSLEGPSVPADLTMSLLRMSEPGGPLPPRINPFPDASRVFGGMPVPSMHGFAPPDNRPRGHARTRGGRARKAGYVAVGLTSAAVAFGTMFVIGGLETAPAVVPQMERFANQHKTTIPYGPATADSTPVSTPTPTITPSAPVGRGR; this is encoded by the coding sequence ATGAGGCACCTGGGAGAACGCGTATCGGCGCTGGTGGATGGAGAGCTCAGCCACAGCGAACGCGAGCGGGCGCTGGCCCATCTCACCTTCTGCGCCGATTGCCGGGCCGAGGTGGAGGCCGTGCGCGCGCTGAAGAACCGCCTGCGGTCTCTGGAGGGGCCGTCCGTGCCCGCCGACCTCACGATGTCCCTGTTGCGGATGTCCGAGCCCGGCGGGCCGTTGCCGCCGCGGATCAACCCTTTTCCCGACGCCTCGCGCGTCTTCGGCGGGATGCCGGTGCCGAGCATGCACGGCTTCGCGCCGCCGGACAACCGGCCGCGCGGGCACGCCCGCACTCGCGGGGGGAGAGCCAGAAAGGCCGGGTACGTCGCGGTGGGGCTCACCTCCGCGGCCGTGGCCTTCGGCACGATGTTCGTGATCGGGGGCTTGGAGACCGCGCCCGCCGTGGTGCCGCAGATGGAGCGGTTCGCCAACCAGCACAAGACGACCATCCCGTACGGCCCGGCCACGGCGGACTCCACGCCCGTCTCCACCCCGACGCCGACGATCACCCCTTCGGCACCGGTGGGGCGCGGTAGGTGA
- a CDS encoding enoyl-CoA hydratase-related protein: protein MSVRLEVADHVATVTLDRPDAMNALITEMKTELRDILRRVAADDDVRAVLLTGSGRAFCVGQDLREHAANLESDRGLADTVREHYNPIVRTIAGMAKPVVAAVNGVAAGAGASLAFACDLRIAAENAKFAMAFTGIGLAPDSGASWTLQRLVGPAVAAEMLLLGEPVPAQRALELGLVNRVVPGAELPRAARELAVRLAQGPTTAYAATKRALAFAASHTLAQSLDLEAELQDACAATRDHIAATRAFLAKERPVFEGR from the coding sequence GTGAGCGTCCGTCTCGAAGTCGCCGACCACGTCGCCACCGTCACGCTCGACCGGCCCGACGCGATGAACGCGCTCATCACGGAGATGAAGACCGAGCTGCGTGACATCCTGCGGCGGGTCGCCGCGGACGACGACGTGCGCGCGGTGCTGCTCACCGGCTCCGGCCGGGCCTTCTGCGTCGGGCAGGACCTCCGCGAGCACGCCGCCAACCTGGAGTCGGACCGAGGGCTGGCGGACACCGTGCGGGAGCACTACAACCCCATCGTCCGGACGATCGCCGGGATGGCCAAGCCGGTCGTCGCGGCGGTCAACGGCGTGGCGGCGGGCGCGGGCGCGTCTTTGGCCTTCGCCTGCGACCTGCGGATCGCCGCGGAGAACGCGAAGTTCGCGATGGCCTTCACCGGCATCGGGCTCGCCCCCGACTCCGGCGCGTCGTGGACGCTGCAGCGCCTGGTCGGCCCCGCCGTCGCGGCCGAGATGCTCCTGCTGGGCGAGCCGGTGCCCGCCCAGCGGGCGCTGGAACTGGGGTTGGTCAACCGGGTGGTGCCCGGCGCCGAACTGCCGCGGGCAGCGCGCGAGCTGGCCGTACGGCTGGCGCAGGGCCCCACCACGGCCTACGCCGCCACCAAGCGGGCGCTGGCCTTCGCCGCCTCCCACACGCTCGCGCAATCCCTCGACCTGGAGGCCGAGCTGCAGGACGCCTGCGCCGCCACCCGCGACCACATCGCCGCCACCCGCGCCTTCCTCGCCAAGGAGCGCCCGGTCTTCGAAGGACGCTGA
- a CDS encoding DUF3117 domain-containing protein, giving the protein MAAMKPRTGDGPLEVTKEGRGIVMRVPLEGGGRLVVELSADEASALGDALKNVVS; this is encoded by the coding sequence ATGGCGGCGATGAAGCCGCGGACCGGAGATGGTCCGCTGGAGGTCACCAAGGAAGGACGGGGCATCGTCATGCGGGTCCCGTTGGAAGGTGGCGGCCGGCTGGTCGTGGAGCTCTCGGCCGACGAGGCCAGCGCCCTCGGCGACGCGCTGAAGAACGTCGTCAGCTAG
- a CDS encoding sigma-E factor regulatory protein RseB domain-containing protein, whose product MRPLSVAVTLAVAMLLGLVVTVPGHGAAVSPDDTDGDDTGLHLLREAAAAGRTHRYTGVVRFAVERPGAGMASARVEVSGADGVLTVREASAQASARRVDPGSPAGGLSAPTPGMLDALARNYHVVSAGRGTVCGRDSRIVEARRDDGGVAARFWVDESSRLLLRRDVFDGRGRLAGSVAFIEVEIPHPRRDVTPVSGSSAAPSEAELARLRARGWVFPAGLPNRLGLFAAREEERDYLYLGYSDGLSVVSVFVQRGYLDEERLTGWHVQPRAGHMTWTRDSFRQEAIWASGGHVYTVLADAPTDMVDAAVAALPHERESGFWTRVFRGAARLVSWANPFA is encoded by the coding sequence GTGAGGCCGCTGTCCGTCGCCGTGACGCTGGCGGTGGCCATGCTGCTCGGTCTGGTGGTGACCGTCCCCGGCCACGGCGCGGCGGTCTCCCCGGACGACACGGACGGCGACGACACCGGGCTTCACCTGTTGCGGGAGGCCGCTGCGGCCGGCCGTACCCACAGGTACACCGGCGTCGTGCGGTTCGCCGTGGAGCGGCCCGGTGCGGGGATGGCGTCGGCGCGGGTGGAGGTGAGCGGCGCGGACGGCGTGCTGACCGTGCGTGAGGCGTCCGCGCAGGCGTCCGCCCGGCGGGTCGATCCGGGTTCTCCCGCGGGCGGCCTGTCCGCCCCCACGCCGGGCATGCTGGACGCGCTGGCCCGCAACTACCATGTGGTGTCCGCCGGGCGGGGCACGGTCTGCGGCCGGGACAGCCGGATCGTGGAGGCGCGACGCGATGACGGAGGTGTCGCGGCCCGCTTCTGGGTGGACGAGTCGAGCCGGCTGCTGCTGCGCAGGGACGTCTTCGACGGCCGGGGACGGTTGGCCGGCTCCGTCGCCTTCATCGAGGTGGAGATCCCGCATCCGCGCCGGGACGTCACGCCGGTTTCGGGGTCGTCGGCGGCTCCGAGCGAGGCCGAGCTGGCCCGGCTGCGCGCACGAGGTTGGGTCTTCCCCGCGGGTCTGCCGAACCGGCTCGGACTGTTCGCCGCCCGTGAGGAGGAGCGCGACTACCTGTACCTCGGCTACTCCGATGGTTTGTCGGTAGTGTCAGTATTTGTGCAGCGGGGGTATCTGGATGAGGAGCGCCTGACCGGCTGGCACGTCCAGCCGCGAGCCGGGCATATGACCTGGACCCGGGATTCTTTTCGGCAGGAGGCGATCTGGGCCAGTGGGGGGCATGTCTACACGGTGCTGGCCGACGCGCCCACGGACATGGTCGACGCCGCGGTCGCCGCGCTGCCGCACGAACGGGAATCCGGCTTCTGGACGCGCGTGTTCCGCGGCGCCGCGCGCCTGGTCTCCTGGGCCAATCCCTTCGCCTAG
- a CDS encoding S1C family serine protease — protein MTDEMRTGSEWEGEGRRPSDYPGSGESPFARSGFRPVDESVSQDHDHGRGGNGEDASEAASHQEGDRGPVDHGEERREPDREEGGPYAAGRSAPGFGDVPSSGEAVSRPVTVMPMYGPTPPPPTRALGLGPDWAPPPVPGSGGGVGAGGNRRVPRLSTLVVLGMVIALVASVVSSVGTYLLTRPDDSGTDPSYSLETAPLNRVERAPDSVAGVAARVLPSVVSLDVQGARAAGTGSGFLIKGGYIVTNNHVVAAAVQGGEIRIQYNNRKTSIGRIVGRDPGSDLAVVKPDDDYGMPQIPLGNSDEVQVGDPVIAIGSPLGLSGTVTTGIVSSLNRPVIAGGESGAMDTSYINAIQTDAAINPGNSGGPLVNSAGQVIGVNSAIATLSESMTDQGGSIGLGFAIPVNHVRRVVEEIINTGSAKTSRIGIRIDVTYTGEGVRIASEAEQGLSPVEEGGPADKAGLKPGDIILEVDGTAVQNSQELIVLIRSKAPGDRIQVRFQRGGQELTTTVEVAASSVPVPQPS, from the coding sequence ATGACCGACGAGATGCGGACCGGATCCGAATGGGAGGGTGAAGGTCGCAGGCCGTCGGATTACCCCGGAAGCGGGGAGAGTCCCTTCGCCCGCTCGGGCTTCCGGCCCGTCGACGAATCCGTCTCGCAGGACCACGATCACGGCAGGGGTGGGAACGGCGAGGACGCCTCCGAGGCCGCGTCCCACCAGGAGGGCGACCGCGGTCCCGTCGACCACGGCGAGGAGCGGCGCGAGCCCGACCGCGAGGAGGGCGGCCCGTACGCGGCCGGTCGCTCCGCCCCCGGCTTCGGCGACGTCCCCTCCTCCGGTGAGGCGGTGAGCCGTCCCGTGACCGTCATGCCCATGTACGGGCCCACCCCGCCGCCGCCCACGCGCGCCCTCGGCCTGGGCCCCGACTGGGCGCCGCCGCCCGTCCCGGGCTCCGGGGGCGGGGTCGGCGCAGGGGGGAACCGGCGCGTTCCCCGCCTCAGCACGCTCGTCGTGCTCGGCATGGTCATCGCGCTGGTCGCCTCCGTCGTCTCCTCCGTCGGCACCTACCTGCTCACCCGCCCCGACGACTCCGGAACCGATCCGTCCTACAGCCTGGAGACGGCGCCGTTGAACCGGGTCGAACGCGCCCCCGACTCCGTGGCGGGTGTGGCCGCGCGTGTCCTGCCCAGCGTGGTCTCGCTCGACGTCCAGGGCGCCCGCGCGGCGGGCACGGGCTCCGGCTTCCTGATCAAAGGCGGCTACATCGTCACCAACAACCACGTGGTCGCCGCGGCCGTCCAGGGCGGCGAGATCCGCATCCAGTACAACAACCGCAAGACCTCCATCGGCCGGATCGTCGGCCGGGACCCCGGCTCCGACCTCGCCGTCGTCAAGCCGGACGACGACTACGGCATGCCGCAGATCCCGCTGGGCAACAGCGACGAGGTCCAGGTCGGCGACCCGGTCATCGCCATCGGCTCGCCGCTGGGCCTGTCCGGTACCGTCACCACGGGCATCGTCAGCTCGCTCAACCGGCCCGTGATCGCCGGAGGCGAGTCCGGGGCGATGGACACCAGCTACATCAACGCCATCCAGACCGACGCCGCCATCAACCCCGGCAACTCCGGCGGGCCGCTCGTCAACAGCGCCGGCCAGGTCATCGGGGTCAACTCGGCGATCGCCACGCTGAGCGAGTCCATGACCGACCAGGGCGGCAGCATCGGCCTGGGCTTCGCCATCCCGGTGAACCACGTCCGCCGGGTGGTCGAAGAGATCATCAACACGGGCAGCGCCAAGACCTCGCGGATCGGCATCAGAATCGACGTCACCTACACCGGCGAGGGAGTGCGGATCGCCTCCGAGGCCGAGCAGGGGCTCTCCCCGGTCGAGGAGGGCGGCCCCGCGGACAAGGCCGGTCTCAAGCCCGGCGACATCATCCTGGAGGTGGACGGCACCGCGGTGCAGAACAGCCAGGAGCTGATCGTCCTCATCCGCAGCAAGGCGCCCGGCGACCGGATCCAGGTGAGATTCCAGCGCGGTGGACAGGAGCTGACCACCACGGTGGAGGTGGCGGCCTCCTCGGTACCCGTACCCCAACCGTCCTGA
- a CDS encoding TIGR00730 family Rossman fold protein: MNQNPRERRQGPAVVRGRLIPDSTYDQRLLDRRRSTDWLHADPWRVLRIQAEFVEGFGQLAELPPAVTVFGSARVPEDSDEYRIGVEVGRALAEAGYAVITGGGPGCMEAANRGAREAGGISVGLGIELPFEQKMNDYVDLGIEFRYFFVRKTMFVKYACGFIALPGGFGTLDELFEALTLVQTRKVTSFPVILMGSDYWRGMVDWVRDKLAGTGKISPGDLDLMQVTDDVDEAVRIIVESDRQRSKRSQDGGRVVADTVAEAQ, translated from the coding sequence ATGAACCAGAACCCGCGCGAGCGGCGTCAAGGGCCCGCCGTGGTCCGGGGACGCCTCATTCCCGATTCCACCTATGATCAGCGGCTGCTCGACCGGCGGCGGTCCACCGATTGGCTGCACGCCGATCCGTGGCGAGTGCTCCGCATCCAGGCGGAATTCGTCGAGGGCTTCGGCCAGCTGGCCGAGCTTCCCCCTGCGGTCACGGTCTTCGGATCGGCACGTGTGCCGGAAGACTCCGACGAGTACCGCATCGGGGTCGAGGTGGGCAGGGCGCTCGCGGAGGCGGGCTACGCGGTCATCACCGGCGGTGGCCCCGGCTGCATGGAGGCAGCGAACCGGGGTGCGCGGGAGGCCGGCGGCATCTCCGTGGGGCTCGGCATCGAACTGCCCTTCGAGCAGAAGATGAACGACTATGTGGACCTCGGCATCGAGTTCCGCTACTTCTTCGTCCGCAAGACCATGTTCGTCAAGTACGCCTGCGGCTTCATCGCCCTGCCCGGCGGCTTCGGCACGCTGGATGAGCTGTTCGAGGCGTTGACACTGGTGCAGACGCGGAAGGTGACCTCCTTCCCGGTGATCCTCATGGGCAGCGACTACTGGCGCGGCATGGTCGACTGGGTCCGCGACAAGCTGGCGGGCACCGGCAAGATCTCCCCCGGTGACCTGGACCTGATGCAGGTCACCGACGACGTCGATGAGGCCGTGCGCATCATCGTCGAATCCGACCGGCAGCGGAGCAAGCGGTCGCAGGACGGCGGGCGCGTCGTCGCTGACACGGTGGCCGAAGCGCAGTGA
- the sigE gene encoding RNA polymerase sigma factor SigE: MAIAVVPERGVPVDDHQAETPVSEWTPPTWEEVVRTHSARVYRLAYRLTGNVHDAEDLTQEVFVRVFRSLSNYTPGTFEGWLHRITTNLFLDMARRKQRIRFEGLADDAAERLRGREPSPAQAYDDTHLEPDIQEALDALAPEFRAAVVLCDIEGLSYEEIAATLGVKLGTVRSRIHRGRSQLREALEHRAPRDGQLPPTMISGEDPVSTHYHKGQDKPMGEELA; encoded by the coding sequence ATGGCGATAGCGGTGGTCCCGGAGAGAGGAGTGCCGGTGGACGACCACCAGGCGGAGACTCCCGTGTCCGAATGGACGCCTCCCACCTGGGAGGAGGTCGTCCGGACGCACTCGGCGCGGGTGTACCGGCTCGCCTATAGGCTGACCGGCAATGTGCATGACGCCGAAGACCTCACCCAGGAGGTCTTCGTCAGGGTGTTCCGGTCCTTGTCGAACTACACGCCCGGCACCTTCGAGGGCTGGCTGCACCGCATCACGACCAACCTGTTCCTCGACATGGCGCGGCGCAAGCAGCGCATCAGGTTCGAAGGATTGGCGGACGACGCGGCCGAACGCCTGCGCGGGCGCGAGCCCTCTCCCGCGCAGGCGTACGACGACACCCACCTGGAGCCCGACATCCAGGAGGCGCTCGACGCTCTGGCCCCCGAGTTCCGCGCCGCCGTCGTCCTGTGCGACATCGAGGGACTGTCCTACGAGGAGATCGCGGCCACGCTCGGCGTGAAGCTGGGCACGGTCCGCAGCCGCATCCACCGTGGTCGTTCCCAGCTTCGCGAGGCACTTGAGCATCGTGCGCCGCGTGACGGGCAACTCCCCCCGACCATGATCAGTGGGGAGGACCCCGTGAGCACGCACTATCACAAGGGCCAGGACAAGCCGATGGGCGAGGAGCTGGCATGA
- the dapE gene encoding succinyl-diaminopimelate desuccinylase, whose amino-acid sequence MGLDLTQRADVLAAQIVDVESVSGGERELADLIEASLRDLRHLEVMRDGNAVVARTSLGRSERVVVAGHIDTVPVAGNLPSRVEGDRLYGCGTSDMKSAVAVALRLAATLTAPSRDVTYIFYDCEEIEAERNGLRRLSRRHPDWLRADFAVLMEPTDGLIEGGCQGTLRAEIVSRGVRAHSARSWLGVNAVHGIEPILSTLNAYRARQPVVDGLTYREGLNAVGVRGGVAGNVIPDECVVTVNYRFAPDRDLAQAQRHVAEVFAGYEVRFTDGAPGARPGLTHPAAAAFTAAVGGAPRAKLGWTDVALFSTLGIPAVNYGPGDPNLAHQRDEYVVIDKIAECERAMLDWLG is encoded by the coding sequence ATGGGGCTGGATCTCACACAGCGGGCCGACGTCCTGGCCGCGCAGATCGTGGATGTCGAGTCGGTGAGCGGCGGCGAGCGCGAGCTCGCCGACCTCATCGAGGCGTCCCTGCGCGACCTGCGGCACCTGGAGGTCATGCGCGACGGCAACGCGGTCGTCGCGCGGACCTCCCTGGGCCGCAGCGAGCGCGTCGTGGTCGCCGGCCACATCGACACCGTGCCGGTGGCGGGGAACCTGCCGAGCCGCGTCGAGGGCGACCGGCTCTACGGCTGCGGCACCTCCGACATGAAGAGCGCGGTCGCGGTGGCGCTGCGGCTGGCCGCCACGCTGACCGCGCCGAGCAGGGACGTCACCTACATCTTCTACGACTGCGAGGAGATCGAGGCCGAGCGCAACGGCCTGCGGCGGCTGAGCCGCAGGCACCCCGACTGGCTGCGCGCCGACTTCGCCGTGCTGATGGAGCCGACCGACGGCCTCATCGAGGGCGGCTGTCAGGGCACGCTGCGCGCCGAGATCGTCTCCCGCGGCGTCCGCGCGCACAGCGCGCGCTCGTGGCTCGGCGTCAACGCCGTCCACGGGATCGAGCCGATCCTGAGCACGCTCAACGCCTACCGGGCGCGGCAGCCCGTGGTGGACGGCCTCACCTACCGCGAAGGGCTCAACGCGGTGGGCGTGCGCGGCGGTGTCGCGGGCAACGTGATCCCCGACGAGTGCGTGGTCACGGTGAACTACCGCTTCGCTCCCGACCGCGACCTCGCGCAGGCCCAGCGGCACGTGGCAGAGGTGTTCGCGGGATACGAGGTGCGGTTCACCGACGGCGCTCCCGGCGCCCGGCCGGGACTGACCCACCCGGCCGCGGCGGCGTTCACGGCGGCGGTCGGCGGCGCGCCGCGGGCCAAACTCGGCTGGACGGACGTGGCGCTGTTCTCGACGCTGGGGATTCCCGCGGTGAACTACGGGCCGGGCGACCCCAACCTCGCCCATCAGCGTGACGAGTACGTGGTGATCGACAAGATCGCTGAATGCGAGCGGGCGATGCTGGACTGGCTGGGCTGA